The genomic stretch CCCTGATAAAACCCCAACTTTTAGATAATAGTTGGGAGGATGCTATGTTAAGAACCCTTAATATCTCCATGGAAAAGCGGGGAAAGGGGGAAATAACCACCATATATTTGATGAAAGGGAGGTAGAAATAGAAGTATGAAGAAAGAGGATCGGAGGAGACGAGTGTGGTCACCCTCTCCGACGGCGAACAAACCTTCAAAGTAACCCGGTCTATTAAAGATAATAgacaaattgaaaattgatcaaaataaaaATATGCATTTGAAGCAAAATTAAAGTCCCTTCATAAGTGATATTTCTTTGGACTTGTAGTCTAAACACCTCAAGGTTATGAAACCATTTGAATACAAATGTATTTTCGTgagaaaacaaaataaaaatgataaaattgTGAGATACAAAGCTAAAATAATTGCTTAAGGATTTTCACAAAGATTTGGGATCGATTTTGATGAATAATATTTACTTTTAGCGGATGAAAATATTTTTAGATATTTAATTAACCTTGTAACACGTGAGTGGCTTAATTTTTAAATGGTAGATATTGTAACAACTTATTTGTATGGGTAAGTTGATAGTTACATTTACGAGAAGTTCCATAAAAGTTTTAATTTATTTGAGGTACATAATTTTAGATTTTAAGAAGACTACTTCATCAAATTAAATAAGTCTCTCAattgatttaattgatttaaacAATCTAAAAGCATGTAGTATAATCATCCTAGTGAATATTTGCTAGGGGAGAAATATGCAAATAACTTCATTTGTCCTTGTATTTTCATGTATATATTTGAAAAGGAATTTATTATAGTTGTTGTCTATATTGATGACATAAATACttttgaaattcttaaagagcTTTCAAAAATTATAAGTTAAAGCCAAAAGTTTGTCTAGAATTACAAATTAAATATTTGAAAAAGATAATATTTGTATATCAAGaaacttttatatatatatatatatatatatatatatatatatatatatatatatatatatatatatatatatatatatatatatatatatatatatatatatatattttgacAAATCTCATATGTTGTTTATCCTAATAGTTGTTAGATCATTAAATATGAAAAAATATTCTTTCAGGCCTCAAGAAGAGGATGAAGAACTACTAGGCCTACAAATATCACTTCTCAAATCAATCTATTAGCAAGATATAGTTCCTCATCTACACAAAGACATTGAAATCGAGTTAAACATATACTTTTTTTACCTTATAGGTATAATAGGCACAAGTTTGTGTTATTCCAAAGTATCCAAACTAGAATTAAAAGGTTATGCATATGCAAGTTATTTGTCAGATCTTCATTACAGTAGATCACAAACATATGATTTATTTTTGTTGATTCATCAAATCATGCCGAACTATTAGCACTTTGTGAGAGACAAATCAAGAGCGTGTTTGGTTGAGGTTTCTAATTCAACATATATGTCGAACATTCGTTTGTCTTTCAAAAAATTAATACAACACATTTATAAAGATAATATTGGATGTATCATTCAATTAAAAGATAATTATTCTAAATGAGATCAAACAAAATACTTTTCGAAAATTCTCTTTTTAGCCGTGATCTTTGTAAGAATGGTGATATAATATCTAAAAACTTTGGGCGTGTAATGATCTATCCTTTTACAAAGTCATTGCCAAGTAGAGATTTAATCAAGATTTGTctatttgaaaaaaaaatgatgGTTTAGTTGAGAGAAGAAAATAATATATCTTAATtcttaaaagaaaaaaatatattcCAGGCGTATCATGTAAATATGACTCTTATATATTAAGTAGTATTGATGTATTCTCCACTACTATAAATATAAATTATGGTATATGAAATTGGCTTAAAAgaaatataaataatattaattaaaatacaTGTCAAAAAGGAAGaattataaaaaattaatatttattcaCTTAATTATTAATGTATAGAAATACAGTTTAAATATAATAACTAAACATTAGTAATATTCAGAAATTACTTATCCTTATTCTACTTTATATAAGCAAGTTAATCAAAGAATAATTACTATATAAAACAAAATttgaataaataataataaaaattatgATACTGAATTGGTGTGGGGTTGGGTTGGGAGGCCCGCACGTGTGAGTTCTGCAAAGTAACAGCGTCAACACACGACCAGCCTATAACCCCTCCAAAAATTATTGCATCATAATGATAGATGCAGCAAACAGCTCCCACTGTTTGCTTTGTTTTCCTTACTCATTAGTTTAAGGCAAGTTTTAAAGTAGCTAAAAGTTTTATATTTATAACCTTAGTGCTGCGTGATAAAAATCAATTCAGCCAATGTGGGACTATAATAACTATTACACAAATATGCCACCCTTCTTACTCTCATTATATCAATATGAAAACACATCACTATGAGAATTCTTTTAGGACTAAAAGTATAACTTGAAATCAACAATAGTACATGTTCTCAAACACTCTTAAGTGTTGACTGATCAGATGAAAATCGAAATCCTGCTCTACTCATGCTCTTGTATAGGCATAAAGCTTCATCCCTGTGATTGTGCTGAGAAAAAGCAGCAATAATGGAATTCCAAACAACACCCTCTCATACTTTTAAAAAAGCATCAATGTTTAACACTCATAGACTTCAGCCCTACTTTCACCATGCTAAAATGCAGTTGTTTGAGATCTCATAACCTCTCACAGGCTCTCAAAACAGATGAGAAAGTATACATGTTATTCTGTCATGTTAAGCAACCAAACTGACAATTTTATTAGTTTAGTGACCAATATGTATCTCAAAAGTACATTAATTTGAGCAGTTTCTGCTAACTTATTCAACAATTAATATGCAGTAGTTTTTTTATAATGAGAGTAGAATATTGTTTTGTTAAAATATATTCGCTGCGCACAAGTAACCAAAGGAGGATATCATATACTATATGATACAATTAGTGAATATACTAATATTTACCAGAGACAACTTCTTTTTTATCAAACTAGTAAGAATCTGGTCACAACCACTTAAATTTAAATCCTGctaactttttttttaaaataatatttataaaagAAACATATCAATGGGGTGGAGACGCGGAGTCTAGCGGAATGAACTAAACTCTAACAGTATACAAAATTAAGGTTTGAATTTCGACTCAGAGAAATATCCACATTTTATATTTGATATGTCTCAAATAAGACTATCTCCAATGGAGAGAACCtataaaaaagaagaaaaataacAAAACCAAACTTGTTTCAATTGGCCATATTGTTGTTACATGAAATGGGGAAATCTTATATCACCCTCATGTTTCTATGACAAATGAGACAACATGAGCAGACATGTTTTATGCAAATCAAAGTAAATATAATTGTCTAAAACTTTCAGTAAACTAAATTGGAATATCATTTTTCATTATGCAGCAATCACCGGCCTAATAGCATTAGTTACAAGACCAAATCTGTAATCTATACATACATCATCAATCATCTCAGCTCAAAACCCAAATGAACAAAGAAAGCCCCTTAATCAGGGAAGATACAACTGGAAATAATTTTCTAACCAATCAAATATAGTAACAAACTTCAATCTAGATCTGAACTAGCTTTCCATAATAATGGCATGCTTCTACATACATTTTTTATAATAATGATATACCCCTTCATAAACATAGCTGCTTCTATTCTGACATTATACCAGTCTCAGATGCAAGTGATGGGATACTTTGTTCATATCTGAAAAAATTGCTTGGATCAGTTGCAGTCTTCACCTCTACAAGCCTATCAAAGTTTCTTTTGAAATACTTCTTACCCCAAATACTAGCTTCATCATAACCAACATCCCCATCTCCATTGACGCCTAAATCAACATCTCTGTAGTTTAAATATGAACTTCTAGGCGACTTTGACACATAAGGAGTCATGTAATCATAAAGCTTTCGAATCTGATCTAAATACTGATTCGCAACATCATTACTTTCCTCTTTCCAACTTACCGAGTACTGGATTTTATATATGTTACCAGCTCTATGCGGGAACGGTGTTTCCACCTCAGAAATCTCACTCATTTTCCCACCGTAAGGGTTGAATGTAAGTGAAACCTTTCCTAGTtccatcatcttcttccatataCCATCAAGATCAACTTTCGAAATCGGCTTCTGCACATAATCTGATTTCCTCTTCAAGAACTTCTCTTGCGATGAATGTCTTTCGAGCAAAATATCAGTCGAAGTCCCCACCGGATAGTTATACCAAAACAACACAGAATCAATCCAACTCATTTCAACACACTGATTACCAATCAAACCCAATTCAGGAAATCTCTCACTCATTACATCAAGCAGATCATATGCACTACCAAGAAACAAAGCATTAAACTTCGCCTTAACTGTTTTCTCACCTTTTCTCTTCACAGGACTAATAACAACTCTAATAAACAATCCATCATGCATCTTATCGGCAACATATTGCCACCGGTGAACAATATCACCACCCCCTTGTTCCAATGTTTTTTCAACTCTAAAAACAGTAACAATCTCAGGCACAGAAACTAACTTAATCTTCCAAGAAACAATAACACCGAAACTAGCTCCACCACCACCTCTAATAGCCCAAAAAAGATCTTCCCCCATTGATTCCCTATCAAGTAATCTTCCATCAACATCCACAATTTTCGCATCCAAAATATTATCAACAGACAACCCAAACCTTCTCATCATGTTACCATATCCACCACCACTAAAATGTCCACCAACACCAACAGTAGGACAAACCCCAGCAGGAAAGCCATGAACTTTACTCTTCTCCCAAATCCTATAATAAACCTCACCAACTGTTGCCCCCGATTCAACCCACAAAGTTTCATTTTTTAAGTCAACAACCACTGATCTAAGCAAAAACATATCAAGAA from Lathyrus oleraceus cultivar Zhongwan6 chromosome 7, CAAS_Psat_ZW6_1.0, whole genome shotgun sequence encodes the following:
- the LOC127108517 gene encoding berberine bridge enzyme-like 8, which produces MPTILATLVPFFLFNILILVPMSVSDSNTFLQCLSLYSEPSHPISELIYFPNTPSYSPILNSYIRNLRFNSSTTPKPVFILTPSHVSHIQASILCCKKFNLEIRIRSGGHDYDGLSYVSNSPFVVLDMFLLRSVVVDLKNETLWVESGATVGEVYYRIWEKSKVHGFPAGVCPTVGVGGHFSGGGYGNMMRRFGLSVDNILDAKIVDVDGRLLDRESMGEDLFWAIRGGGGASFGVIVSWKIKLVSVPEIVTVFRVEKTLEQGGGDIVHRWQYVADKMHDGLFIRVVISPVKRKGEKTVKAKFNALFLGSAYDLLDVMSERFPELGLIGNQCVEMSWIDSVLFWYNYPVGTSTDILLERHSSQEKFLKRKSDYVQKPISKVDLDGIWKKMMELGKVSLTFNPYGGKMSEISEVETPFPHRAGNIYKIQYSVSWKEESNDVANQYLDQIRKLYDYMTPYVSKSPRSSYLNYRDVDLGVNGDGDVGYDEASIWGKKYFKRNFDRLVEVKTATDPSNFFRYEQSIPSLASETGIMSE